The genomic interval GGGGCAAAAAAAGAGGGGAATAATCCGACAATAAGCGTTGCAGCAATAACAATTAAGGATAAGCTGCCTATTTTATCTTCGCTTATGTTTTTTAATCGTTTCATCTAGATCTCCTTCCTCATTTTAGGATTCAAAGCGGCATTTACGATGTCCGAAACGGTATTAAATAATACAAATGCGACTGCCACTATCAGAACATAGGCTTGAATCACAGGGAAATCTCTGCTTAGAATCGATCTTATACTTAAACTCCCTAACCCTGGCCACGCAAAAACATTTTCAACAACGACGGTGCCTCCTAATATAATCGGGATAGCCATACCGAATATCGAAATGGCAACCTGCAAGGAATTTCTTAATATATGCATCGTAATTTTTTTCTCAGACAAGCCAGATGCCCTGCCATATAGAACATAGTCTTCATTTAGATTGCTTATCATCGAGCTTCTGACGTTTCGAAAATAAATCCCTGCATAACTTATCGCAATCACAGTTACCGGCAAAATATAGCTTTTATACGAATCCATTCCGCTCGTAGGCAGCAAATCCAATTTAACGGATATATACCAAATTAAAATAGCTGCAAGCCAGTATGACGGCATGGATGTTAATAAAAATGAGATGCCCCTTACTGATTTGTCTATCATTTTCCCTTCATTTATTGCACTAAGCACCCCCAATAGGATGGACAAAACAATAACAACGATAGATGAAACTAGCGTTAGCTTTAACGTATTCAGTAAAGCTGGACCTACCAATGACCAAATCGGTTTTCCTGTGACATATGAATCTCCAAAGTCTAGTTGCATGCAGGCAACGACCCAATGTAAATAACGAATGATAAATGGCTGGTTCAAGCCAAGTTCTTCTTTCGTCTGAGCAATTAAATCATTTGTTATATTGGGTATGCCTTGCGCTTGCAATACCAATTGGGCCGGATCTTGGGGAGAGAGATTAATGAATACAAACGTTATAAACGAAATAATTAATAGAAGAGGGATTGCTAATAATAGCCTTCTATAGATGTACCTTGCCATATAAAAATCTCCTTTCTACAGAAAATATCAAATGACTCTATCCTTCTTTACTCAAAATAAAAAAGGGAGTAATCCTCCCCTTTAATTTTTCGCGTTCTATTCAAAGCTCATTCGCTCGAATGGCAGCTCAAATTGTGTTTGTTTAAACGAGATATCTTTTATCTCTTTTGGCGCCACGATAGTGACACTGCCATTCGAGATTGGAATAAAGACAGCTTCGTCATGAACGATTGTCATAATATCAGCATATAACGCTTGCCGTGTTGCCTCATCCTTGGATACCATGACCTCATCAATTTTCTTGTAAAGCTCACTTGCTTCCGCAATTCCGCTTGTTGTATGCAAATAAGCATTCTCAGAAGTAAAAGCAGAGATGGTGCTTTGCGGATCATAAGCAAGTCCCCATGTTTGATTGAATAATAAATGATAATCTCCGGTTGATCTTCTTTTGGCGATTGAGGTTGATTCCTCACCGATAATTTCCAATTGAATACCTATCTCCTTCAAAGAGCTTTGAATAAATTCAGCCTGTGTTTTTTGGGAAGAAGAATTGCTGTCATAATATAATTGGATTGCTAATGTTTTATCATCCTTTACTCTAGCAGCAGCGCCTTTCTCCAGTTTCCATCCTGCACCTTCCAATAGCTGCTTCGCTGCTTCCATATCATAGTCTCGTTTCTTCAAATCGACATTCGCATAATTGACGTTAGCTGAAAATAGGGAATGGGCTGCTGATTCAGTCCCATTTAAAATATCCTTACTAATCGTATCTCTATCAATAGAGTGCCAGATGGCTTCACGAACAGCTTTTTCACTTACGGGATGATCGGATTTACTGCTGTTGGCCACGATCATTTTTGTGTTCATCGCTTCACTTCTAACAAGCTGA from Paenibacillus sp. FSL K6-3182 carries:
- the nikA gene encoding nickel ABC transporter substrate-binding protein codes for the protein MLMLLIVLAGCSDVKDAKSNSANKEKKTELVYASAKDINDMNPHLYAGSMPAQGMVYESLVENTKEGIMPLLAESWEISEDGKIYTFHLRKDVKFHDGEPFDAEAVKQNIEAVQHNKEKHTWIKLSTKIVSVKAVDEYTVELTLSESYYPTLVELSMTRPYVFISPKNFIDGETKNGVNGYNGTGPYKLMDHKTDEYASFESNDAYWGGAPKIKKITSKVLPAGETTFLALQKGEVNFVFTDDRGADSIDVEAMEQLIETGNYQLVRSEAMNTKMIVANSSKSDHPVSEKAVREAIWHSIDRDTISKDILNGTESAAHSLFSANVNYANVDLKKRDYDMEAAKQLLEGAGWKLEKGAAARVKDDKTLAIQLYYDSNSSSQKTQAEFIQSSLKEIGIQLEIIGEESTSIAKRRSTGDYHLLFNQTWGLAYDPQSTISAFTSENAYLHTTSGIAEASELYKKIDEVMVSKDEATRQALYADIMTIVHDEAVFIPISNGSVTIVAPKEIKDISFKQTQFELPFERMSFE
- the opp1B gene encoding nickel/cobalt ABC transporter permease, translating into MARYIYRRLLLAIPLLLIISFITFVFINLSPQDPAQLVLQAQGIPNITNDLIAQTKEELGLNQPFIIRYLHWVVACMQLDFGDSYVTGKPIWSLVGPALLNTLKLTLVSSIVVIVLSILLGVLSAINEGKMIDKSVRGISFLLTSMPSYWLAAILIWYISVKLDLLPTSGMDSYKSYILPVTVIAISYAGIYFRNVRSSMISNLNEDYVLYGRASGLSEKKITMHILRNSLQVAISIFGMAIPIILGGTVVVENVFAWPGLGSLSIRSILSRDFPVIQAYVLIVAVAFVLFNTVSDIVNAALNPKMRKEI